A part of Pseudomonas sp. HR96 genomic DNA contains:
- a CDS encoding polyprenyl synthetase family protein, whose protein sequence is MTTQLELSKHRRSSPKAGERQPADLTRVRDEIENRLGQLLPAVGNERDLVARAMRDSTLAPGKRMRPMLLVLAARGLGCPAEQALELGCAIEMVHAASLVLDDMPCMDNAQLRRGQPTTHIRYGEDVAILSAVALLSRAFGVVASTPGLAPEVRTQVVLTLANAVGMQGLVRGQFEDLREGARPRSADEITVTNDLKTGVLFGATLQMAALLGGADEVTSCALQGFALELGQAFQLYDDLQDNCADNAKDQGKDQGKSTLVALLGEAHVRERLHAHLQRAEHYLRQVFGEEQEIRCYVAGIFRRVVGGEV, encoded by the coding sequence ATGACGACACAGCTGGAACTGAGCAAGCACAGGCGCAGCAGCCCCAAGGCTGGGGAGCGTCAGCCGGCGGACCTGACACGGGTTCGCGATGAAATCGAAAACCGTCTGGGCCAGCTGTTGCCTGCGGTGGGCAACGAACGTGATCTGGTGGCGCGGGCCATGCGCGACAGCACCCTGGCCCCCGGCAAACGCATGCGCCCTATGCTGCTTGTGCTGGCAGCCCGCGGTCTGGGTTGCCCGGCCGAGCAGGCGCTGGAGCTGGGCTGCGCGATCGAGATGGTGCATGCCGCCTCGCTGGTGCTCGACGACATGCCGTGCATGGACAACGCCCAGCTGCGCCGCGGCCAGCCGACGACGCACATCCGCTATGGCGAGGACGTCGCCATCCTGTCGGCAGTGGCGCTGCTCAGTCGCGCGTTCGGCGTAGTCGCCAGCACTCCGGGGCTGGCACCCGAGGTCCGTACCCAGGTGGTGCTCACCCTGGCCAACGCCGTGGGCATGCAGGGTTTGGTCCGCGGCCAATTCGAAGACCTGCGCGAAGGCGCGCGGCCGCGCTCGGCCGATGAAATCACCGTGACCAACGATTTGAAGACCGGCGTGCTGTTCGGCGCCACCTTGCAGATGGCCGCCCTGCTCGGCGGCGCCGACGAAGTCACCAGCTGCGCCCTGCAGGGCTTTGCCCTGGAGCTGGGCCAGGCCTTCCAACTCTATGACGACCTGCAGGACAACTGTGCCGACAACGCCAAGGACCAAGGCAAGGACCAGGGCAAGTCGACCCTCGTCGCCCTGCTGGGCGAAGCCCACGTGCGCGAGCGCCTGCACGCGCATCTGCAGCGCGCCGAGCATTACCTGCGCCAGGTGTTCGGAGAAGAGCAGGAGATCCGTTGCTACGTGGCGGGGATTTTTCGGCGGGTGGTCGGTGGGGAGGTTTGA